In one Shewanella loihica PV-4 genomic region, the following are encoded:
- a CDS encoding glycerate kinase — protein MKIVIAPDSYKESLSAMEVATEIARGFCEVLPDAEYIKLPVADGGEGTVQSMVDATGGKLVELKVTGPLGSQVDAHYGLLGQEAPGQRTAVIEMASASGLHHVPTLLRDPLVTTSYGTGELICHALNSGVTHLILGLGGSATNDGGAGMLQALGAHLLDNEGKPLRPGGAALEHLASVDIGELHPRLAQVEIEVACDVDNPLCGDKGASAIFGPQKGADEIMVARLDNALSHFADITSSVGLKECRNMPGAGAAGGMGFAMLAYLGAKLRPGIDIVMETVRLSEHLKGADLVITGEGRLDSQTLHGKTPMGVTREANKQGIPVIAIAGCVSEDANVLLDHGIDALFSVTPRALPLEEVLAGARHNLYSCAVNIARLYRLGR, from the coding sequence ATGAAAATAGTCATCGCGCCCGATTCATATAAAGAAAGTTTGAGCGCCATGGAAGTCGCCACCGAGATAGCCCGGGGGTTTTGTGAGGTGCTTCCCGACGCCGAATATATCAAATTGCCGGTCGCCGACGGCGGCGAAGGCACGGTGCAATCTATGGTGGATGCCACCGGCGGCAAATTAGTCGAACTTAAGGTCACCGGCCCCCTGGGCAGTCAGGTGGATGCCCACTATGGCTTGCTGGGCCAGGAGGCGCCCGGACAGCGCACCGCGGTGATCGAGATGGCCTCGGCCTCTGGGCTGCACCATGTGCCGACCCTCTTGCGCGACCCTTTAGTCACCACCAGCTATGGCACGGGCGAGCTTATCTGTCATGCCCTCAACAGTGGCGTCACCCATCTGATCCTCGGCCTTGGCGGCAGCGCCACCAACGACGGCGGCGCCGGCATGCTACAAGCCCTGGGCGCGCACCTGCTGGACAATGAGGGCAAGCCCCTAAGGCCCGGCGGCGCGGCGCTTGAGCACCTCGCCAGTGTCGATATTGGCGAGCTGCATCCACGGCTTGCCCAGGTAGAGATTGAGGTCGCCTGCGACGTAGATAATCCACTGTGCGGCGACAAGGGGGCCTCGGCCATCTTCGGGCCGCAAAAAGGCGCCGATGAGATCATGGTCGCCAGATTAGACAATGCCCTTAGCCACTTCGCCGATATCACCAGCTCTGTTGGCCTCAAGGAGTGTCGCAACATGCCGGGCGCCGGCGCCGCGGGCGGTATGGGCTTTGCCATGCTCGCCTATCTGGGCGCCAAGTTAAGACCCGGCATAGATATCGTCATGGAGACGGTTAGGCTGAGCGAACATCTTAAGGGGGCGGATCTGGTCATCACGGGCGAAGGCCGCCTCGACAGCCAGACCCTGCATGGTAAGACCCCCATGGGCGTCACCCGCGAGGCCAATAAACAGGGGATCCCGGTTATCGCCATCGCCGGCTGCGTCAGCGAGGATGCCAATGTGCTGCTGGACCACGGCATAGACGCCCTGTTTTCCGTGACCCCCAGGGCCTTGCCGCTCGAGGAGGTGCTGGCCGGCGCCCGTCATAATCTCTATAGCTGCGCGGTCAATATCGCCCGTCTCTATCGTCTGGGGCGTTAG
- the panP gene encoding pyridoxal-dependent aspartate 1-decarboxylase PanP, protein MTSKQTRQATASEEALMRIFTLPEAPNSTLGKIEKNLSENLMGFLKESIVAVEKPLTEIEKDFQAYQIPTAPSFVSDYAEQMMQTLIAHSVHTSAPSFIGHMTSALPYFVLPLSKMMVGLNQNLVKIETSKAFTPLERQVLGMMHHMVYGQTEEFYQSWMHSASHSLGAFCSGGTVANITALWIARNRLLKPDGDFKGVAQSGLMRALRHYGYDDLAILVSTRGHYSLGKAADLLGIGRDNIISVPCASDNKVDVAKMREAAEQLAEQNIKVMAIVGVAGTTETGNIDPLDELANLAEQLGCHFHVDAAWGGASLLSSKYRHLLAGIERADSVTIDAHKQMYVPMGAGMVLFKDPEFANAIKHHAEYILRKGSKDLGSQTLEGSRPGMAMLVHACLQIIGRDGYEILINNSLEKARYFGELIAAQDDFQLVSRPELCLLTYRYVPAKVQAQLNEAVAAGDAARVSEINALLDGLTKFIQKRQREQGKSFVSRTRIIPANNLEQTSVVFRVVLANPLTSNEILQQVLDEQRDIAKLDDRFLPKLLAL, encoded by the coding sequence ATGACATCAAAACAGACACGACAAGCGACCGCCTCTGAAGAGGCCTTGATGCGTATTTTCACTCTGCCCGAGGCACCGAATTCGACCCTGGGTAAGATAGAGAAAAACCTGTCGGAAAACCTGATGGGCTTCCTCAAAGAGAGTATCGTCGCAGTCGAGAAGCCGCTGACCGAAATAGAAAAAGATTTCCAGGCCTACCAGATCCCCACAGCCCCCAGCTTCGTCTCCGACTATGCCGAGCAGATGATGCAGACCCTGATCGCCCACAGCGTGCACACCTCGGCTCCCAGCTTCATAGGTCATATGACCTCGGCCCTGCCCTATTTCGTGCTGCCACTGTCGAAGATGATGGTGGGACTCAACCAAAATCTGGTGAAGATAGAGACCTCCAAGGCCTTCACGCCGCTGGAGCGCCAGGTGCTGGGGATGATGCACCACATGGTCTATGGCCAGACAGAAGAGTTCTACCAGAGCTGGATGCACAGCGCCAGTCACTCATTAGGCGCCTTCTGCTCCGGCGGCACGGTCGCCAACATCACGGCGCTGTGGATCGCCCGTAACCGTCTGTTAAAGCCGGACGGCGACTTCAAGGGGGTGGCCCAATCTGGCCTGATGCGAGCACTGCGCCACTACGGCTATGACGATCTGGCCATTCTGGTATCAACTCGAGGTCACTACTCCCTCGGCAAGGCCGCAGATCTGTTAGGCATAGGCCGCGACAACATCATCAGCGTGCCCTGCGCTAGCGATAACAAGGTAGATGTGGCCAAGATGCGCGAAGCGGCCGAGCAGTTAGCCGAGCAGAACATCAAGGTGATGGCGATTGTCGGCGTGGCCGGCACCACGGAGACAGGTAATATCGACCCGCTCGATGAGCTTGCGAATCTCGCCGAGCAGCTGGGTTGCCACTTCCATGTGGATGCCGCCTGGGGTGGTGCCAGCCTGCTGTCGAGCAAGTATCGCCACCTGTTAGCCGGCATAGAGCGCGCCGACTCAGTCACTATCGATGCCCACAAGCAGATGTACGTGCCCATGGGCGCAGGTATGGTGCTATTTAAAGACCCGGAATTTGCCAACGCCATCAAACACCACGCCGAATATATTCTGCGTAAGGGCTCGAAAGATCTGGGTAGCCAGACGCTGGAGGGGTCACGTCCCGGCATGGCCATGCTGGTTCATGCCTGCTTACAGATCATCGGCCGCGACGGCTATGAGATCTTAATCAACAACAGCCTGGAGAAGGCGCGTTACTTCGGCGAGCTGATCGCCGCTCAGGACGATTTTCAGCTGGTTTCCAGGCCTGAGCTCTGCCTGCTGACCTACCGCTATGTGCCAGCCAAGGTGCAGGCGCAGCTCAATGAGGCGGTCGCAGCCGGTGACGCGGCCCGTGTGAGCGAGATTAATGCATTGCTTGACGGCCTGACAAAGTTTATCCAGAAGCGCCAACGTGAGCAGGGAAAATCCTTCGTCTCCCGTACCCGCATCATTCCAGCCAATAACCTGGAGCAGACCTCTGTGGTGTTCCGCGTGGTACTGGCC